One stretch of Xanthomonas sp. DAR 35659 DNA includes these proteins:
- the rfbB gene encoding dTDP-glucose 4,6-dehydratase, whose amino-acid sequence MATWLVTGGAGFIGGNFVLEAVARGIRVINLDALTYAGNLNTLASLEGNPDHVFVHGDIGDRDLVSRLLAEHQPDAVVNFAAESHVDRSIDGPGAFIQTNVVGTLGLLEAVRDHWKALPDGRRDAFRFLHVSTDEVYGTLGETGKFSETTPYAPNSPYSASKAASDHLVRAFHHTYGLPVLTTNCSNNYGPYHFPEKLIPLVIAKALAGEPLPVYGDGKQVRDWLFVGDHCEAIRTVLAKGKVGETYNVGGNSEKQNIEVVQAICALLDARRPREDGKPRASQITYVADRPGHDRRYAIDASKLKNDLGWEPKYTFEQGIALTVDWYLSHQDWVQGVLDGSYRLERIGTAA is encoded by the coding sequence GTGGCGACTTGGCTCGTGACCGGCGGCGCCGGTTTCATCGGCGGTAATTTCGTGCTCGAGGCGGTGGCGCGCGGCATCCGTGTGATCAACCTCGATGCCCTGACCTATGCCGGCAACCTGAACACGTTGGCGTCGCTGGAAGGCAATCCCGACCACGTGTTCGTGCACGGGGATATCGGCGACCGCGACCTGGTGAGCCGCCTGCTGGCCGAGCACCAGCCCGACGCCGTGGTCAATTTCGCCGCCGAAAGCCACGTGGACCGATCGATCGACGGTCCCGGCGCCTTCATCCAGACCAACGTGGTCGGCACGCTCGGCCTGCTCGAGGCGGTGCGCGACCACTGGAAGGCGCTGCCGGACGGCCGCCGCGACGCATTCCGCTTCCTGCACGTGTCCACCGACGAGGTCTACGGCACGCTCGGCGAGACCGGCAAGTTCAGCGAGACCACGCCGTATGCGCCGAACTCGCCGTATTCGGCGTCCAAGGCCGCCTCCGACCACCTGGTGCGCGCGTTCCACCACACCTACGGCCTGCCGGTGCTGACCACCAACTGCTCCAACAACTACGGCCCGTACCACTTCCCCGAAAAGCTCATCCCGCTGGTGATCGCCAAGGCGCTGGCCGGCGAGCCGCTGCCGGTGTACGGCGACGGCAAGCAGGTGCGCGACTGGCTGTTCGTCGGCGACCACTGCGAGGCGATCCGCACCGTGCTGGCCAAGGGCAAGGTCGGCGAGACCTACAATGTCGGCGGCAACTCCGAGAAGCAGAACATCGAGGTGGTGCAGGCGATCTGCGCGCTGCTCGACGCGCGGCGTCCGCGCGAAGACGGCAAGCCGCGCGCCAGCCAGATCACCTACGTCGCCGACCGCCCCGGCCACGACCGCCGCTACGCGATCGACGCGTCCAAGCTGAAGAACGACCTGGGCTGGGAACCGAAATACACGTTCGAACAGGGCATCGCGCTCACCGTGGACTGGTATCTGAGCCATCAGGACTGGGTGCAGGGCGTGCTCGACGGTAGCTATCGGCTGGAACGGATCGGCACCGCGGCATAA
- the rfbC gene encoding dTDP-4-dehydrorhamnose 3,5-epimerase produces the protein MKVIETNLPGCVVIEPAVFGDARGYFFETWNAERFGAHGLPTKFVQSNVSTSAKGVLRGLHYQWPRPQGKLVSVLEGEVYDVAVDIRHGSPHFGRWAAVVLSAENKKQFWIPEGFAHGFAVLSERAVFSYLCTDVYVKEADAGVRWDDAAIGVDWPIAEPLLSAKDAVAPFLADIPVERLPVYQA, from the coding sequence GTGAAAGTGATTGAAACCAATCTGCCCGGCTGCGTGGTGATCGAGCCGGCGGTGTTCGGCGACGCGCGTGGCTACTTCTTCGAGACCTGGAACGCCGAGCGTTTCGGCGCGCACGGGCTGCCCACCAAGTTCGTGCAGAGCAACGTCTCCACCTCGGCCAAGGGCGTGCTGCGTGGCCTGCACTACCAGTGGCCGCGGCCGCAGGGCAAGCTGGTCAGCGTGCTGGAGGGCGAGGTGTACGACGTCGCCGTCGACATCCGCCATGGCTCGCCGCACTTTGGGCGCTGGGCCGCGGTGGTGCTGAGCGCGGAGAACAAGAAGCAGTTCTGGATTCCGGAAGGCTTCGCCCACGGCTTCGCCGTGCTCTCGGAACGCGCGGTATTCAGCTATCTGTGCACCGATGTCTACGTGAAGGAAGCCGACGCCGGCGTGCGCTGGGACGATGCCGCGATCGGCGTGGATTGGCCGATCGCCGAACCGCTGCTGTCGGCGAAGGATGCCGTCGCGCCGTTCCTGGCCGATATCCCGGTCGAGCGTCTGCCGGTCTATCAGGCATGA
- the rfbA gene encoding glucose-1-phosphate thymidylyltransferase RfbA translates to MTQRKGIILAGGSGTRLYPITKGVSKQLLPVYDKPMIYYPLSVLMLAGIREVLIINTPHEQALFQALLGDGAQWGMDIRYAVQPSPDGLAQAYLIGRDFVAGKPSCLVLGDNIFHGHGLTETLRRADARQQGATVFGYWVNDPERYGVAEFDAAGKVIDIEEKPAKPRSNYAVTGLYFYDGQASDHAAELKPSPRGELEITDLNRRYLEAGELHLEALGRGYAWLDTGTHQSLHEASNFIETIQSRQGLQVCCPEEIAFGQGWIDAAQLEKLAAPLLKNDYGKYLHELAVRGSVP, encoded by the coding sequence ATGACACAACGCAAGGGCATCATCCTCGCTGGCGGCTCCGGCACGCGGCTGTATCCGATCACCAAGGGCGTCAGCAAGCAGCTGCTGCCGGTGTACGACAAGCCGATGATCTACTACCCGCTCAGCGTGCTGATGCTGGCCGGCATCCGCGAGGTGCTGATCATCAACACCCCGCACGAGCAGGCGCTGTTCCAGGCGCTGCTGGGCGATGGCGCGCAGTGGGGCATGGACATCCGGTACGCGGTGCAGCCGAGCCCGGACGGGCTGGCCCAGGCCTACCTGATCGGCCGCGACTTCGTCGCCGGCAAGCCGAGCTGCCTGGTGCTGGGCGACAACATCTTCCACGGCCACGGCCTGACCGAGACCCTGCGCCGCGCCGATGCGCGGCAACAGGGCGCCACCGTGTTCGGCTACTGGGTCAACGACCCCGAGCGCTACGGCGTGGCCGAGTTCGACGCGGCTGGCAAGGTCATCGACATCGAGGAAAAGCCGGCCAAGCCGCGCTCCAACTACGCGGTCACCGGGTTGTATTTCTACGATGGCCAGGCCAGCGACCATGCGGCGGAACTGAAGCCCTCGCCGCGCGGCGAACTGGAGATCACCGATCTCAACCGCCGTTACCTGGAAGCCGGCGAACTGCACCTGGAAGCGCTGGGCCGCGGTTATGCCTGGCTGGACACCGGCACCCACCAGTCGCTGCACGAAGCGTCGAACTTCATCGAGACCATCCAGTCGCGCCAGGGCCTGCAGGTGTGCTGCCCGGAAGAGATCGCCTTCGGGCAGGGATGGATCGATGCGGCGCAGCTGGAGAAACTTGCCGCTCCGCTGCTGAAGAACGATTACGGCAAATACCTGCATGAACTGGCTGTCCGAGGATCCGTTCCGTGA
- the rfbD gene encoding dTDP-4-dehydrorhamnose reductase encodes MSVLVFGGNGQVGQELLRALAEQGPVIATTRSGRLPDGGACERADFDQPQTLVELLDRLRPTAVVNAAAYTAVDRAEQDAEAAHRANAEAPATIAAWCAAHGVPLVHYSTDYVFDGQGTQPYREDAPTAPLGVYGATKLAGEEAIRASGAQHLIFRTAWVYAAHGTNFLRTMLRVGADRDELRVVADQVGTPTPAALIADVTARVLAQRATLPSGTWHLTAAGETTWHGFAEAIFAEAVAAGLLLRAPRVLPITTAEYPTPAKRPAYSRLDVSRLQRDFALELPQWRDGLRQVIGELAATSPAT; translated from the coding sequence ATGAGCGTGCTGGTCTTCGGCGGCAACGGCCAGGTCGGCCAGGAGCTGCTGCGCGCGCTGGCCGAGCAGGGGCCGGTGATCGCGACCACGCGCAGCGGCCGGTTGCCGGACGGCGGCGCCTGCGAGCGCGCCGATTTCGACCAGCCGCAGACCCTGGTCGAGCTGCTGGACCGGCTGCGGCCGACGGCGGTGGTCAACGCCGCCGCCTACACCGCGGTCGATCGCGCCGAACAGGACGCCGAGGCGGCGCATCGCGCCAATGCCGAGGCGCCGGCGACGATCGCCGCCTGGTGCGCTGCGCATGGCGTACCGCTGGTGCATTACTCCACCGACTACGTGTTCGACGGCCAGGGCACGCAACCCTATCGCGAGGACGCACCGACCGCGCCGCTGGGCGTGTACGGGGCCACCAAGCTGGCCGGCGAGGAGGCGATCCGCGCCTCCGGCGCGCAGCACCTGATCTTCCGCACGGCCTGGGTGTACGCCGCGCACGGGACCAATTTCTTGCGCACCATGCTGCGCGTCGGTGCCGACCGGGACGAACTGCGGGTGGTCGCCGACCAGGTCGGCACGCCGACCCCGGCGGCGCTGATCGCCGATGTCACCGCGCGCGTGCTGGCGCAGCGCGCGACGCTGCCGTCCGGCACCTGGCACCTGACCGCGGCCGGCGAGACCACCTGGCACGGCTTCGCCGAGGCGATCTTCGCCGAGGCGGTGGCCGCGGGCCTGTTGCTGCGTGCGCCGCGGGTGCTGCCGATCACCACCGCGGAGTATCCGACGCCGGCCAAGCGTCCGGCCTATTCGCGGCTGGACGTGTCCCGCCTGCAGCGCGATTTCGCGCTCGAGTTGCCGCAGTGGCGCGACGGCCTGCGCCAGGTCATCGGCGAACTCGCTGCGACGTCGCCGGCGACCTGA